The following are encoded together in the Pyxidicoccus xibeiensis genome:
- a CDS encoding ATP-binding protein, translated as MPDIRLPAEAKYKTELAALAASDDKPRPPGWALSPRAVETYILGSPKPVGGVPITPKYIGDKSLIQVCIATLASDRALMLVGEPGTAKSWLSEHLSAAVSGTSALIVQGTAGTSEDHLKYSWNYALLLAQGPSPEALVPSPVLRAMRTGKFARFEEVTRTSPEIQDALISILSEKQVSIPELNEVVSAQRGFNLIATANTRDRGVNEMSAALKRRFNFVTVPVVEDLEQEIQIVTKREAELRNDYQVGVPPPEELSRLLLTLFQELRKGVTKDGKTKVRTPGAVLSTAEAISVLFNSSILAEQFGGGKVTPTELAASLMGAVVKEQEDDVKALREYMETVAKSRTGAWKELYTASKKLLRG; from the coding sequence ATGCCGGACATCCGCCTGCCCGCCGAAGCGAAGTACAAGACAGAGCTCGCAGCCCTCGCCGCCAGTGACGACAAGCCCCGCCCACCGGGTTGGGCGCTCTCGCCACGCGCGGTGGAGACGTACATCCTCGGGAGCCCCAAGCCCGTGGGCGGCGTGCCGATTACGCCCAAGTACATCGGCGACAAGAGCCTCATCCAGGTGTGCATCGCCACGCTGGCCTCGGACCGCGCGCTGATGCTGGTGGGCGAGCCCGGCACCGCGAAGAGCTGGCTGTCCGAGCACCTGTCCGCCGCCGTCAGCGGCACCTCCGCCCTCATCGTCCAGGGCACGGCGGGCACCAGCGAGGACCACCTCAAGTACTCGTGGAACTACGCGCTGCTGCTGGCGCAGGGCCCGTCACCGGAGGCGCTGGTCCCTTCCCCCGTGCTGCGCGCCATGCGCACCGGCAAGTTCGCCCGCTTCGAGGAGGTGACGCGCACCTCGCCTGAAATCCAGGACGCGCTCATCTCCATCCTGTCTGAGAAGCAGGTCTCCATTCCTGAGCTGAACGAGGTGGTGAGCGCGCAGCGGGGCTTCAACCTCATCGCCACCGCGAACACGCGGGACCGCGGCGTCAACGAGATGAGCGCCGCGCTCAAGCGCCGCTTCAACTTCGTCACCGTGCCGGTGGTGGAGGACCTGGAGCAGGAGATTCAAATCGTCACCAAGCGCGAGGCCGAGCTGCGCAATGACTACCAGGTCGGTGTGCCGCCGCCGGAGGAGCTGTCTCGCCTGCTGCTGACGCTCTTCCAGGAGCTGCGCAAGGGCGTGACGAAGGACGGCAAGACGAAGGTGCGCACGCCGGGAGCGGTGCTGTCCACGGCGGAGGCCATCAGCGTGCTGTTCAACAGCTCCATCCTCGCGGAGCAGTTCGGCGGCGGGAAGGTGACGCCCACGGAGCTGGCCGCGTCGCTGATGGGCGCGGTGGTGAAGGAGCAGGAGGACGACGTGAAGGCCCTGCGCGAGTACATGGAGACGGTGGCCAAGAGCCGCACGGGCGCGTGGAAGGAGCTGTACACCGCCAGCAAGAAGCTCTTGAGGGGCTGA
- a CDS encoding GNAT family N-acetyltransferase — MKPWRGWRFRRKLPGMIEAFERVTTERLLLRRIDEGDLDAVFTLHGDPETNRFTPSGTLGSRDAARERLALWVGDWTHHGVGYWTVERQDAPGAVVGFGGVRHRELEGQQVLNLYYRFMPHAWGSGYATEVSRVALALAREHLPDVPVVALINLENEPSRRVAERLGMKLDRVIDYEGVPSGIYVVG, encoded by the coding sequence ATGAAGCCGTGGCGTGGCTGGCGGTTCCGGCGCAAGCTGCCCGGCATGATTGAGGCCTTTGAGCGGGTGACGACCGAGCGGCTGTTGCTCCGTCGCATCGACGAGGGTGACCTGGATGCGGTGTTCACGCTCCATGGGGACCCGGAGACGAATCGGTTCACTCCTTCCGGGACCTTGGGCTCCCGGGACGCCGCTCGCGAGCGGCTGGCGCTGTGGGTGGGCGACTGGACACACCACGGCGTGGGCTACTGGACCGTGGAGCGGCAGGACGCACCCGGCGCCGTCGTGGGCTTCGGCGGCGTGCGCCACAGGGAACTCGAAGGACAGCAGGTGCTGAACCTCTACTACCGGTTCATGCCCCATGCGTGGGGCTCGGGGTACGCGACGGAGGTCTCCCGCGTGGCCCTGGCGCTGGCCCGGGAGCACCTTCCGGATGTCCCGGTGGTGGCGCTCATCAACCTGGAGAACGAGCCCTCCCGCCGGGTGGCGGAGCGGCTCGGGATGAAGCTGGACCGGGTCATCGACTACGAAGGCGTCCCGAGCGGTATCTACGTGGTCGGGTGA
- a CDS encoding alpha/beta fold hydrolase codes for MRWLLLVALSLACSGVRPAPNADAGRLDCQGTGEPAVVFIPGASRGASDWDEVRRAVQAPVKTCAWDPPHTGPRSAGSDARRLLDALEGQAQRWVLVGHSYGGLVVRMAAASAPDRLAGALFVDSVHEDLFDPAQAVPVTKQQPIDWIPSFREATRVSYPRGVPVLALVADHRGTEGWERDLASQRKLVAAGNPGEVVVVERTGHHIPRDRPDAIAETVRRLLALPTVH; via the coding sequence ATGCGCTGGCTCCTCCTGGTTGCATTGTCCCTCGCCTGCTCCGGTGTCCGTCCGGCGCCCAACGCCGACGCGGGGCGACTCGACTGCCAGGGCACGGGCGAGCCGGCGGTGGTCTTCATCCCGGGGGCTTCCCGGGGAGCCTCGGACTGGGACGAGGTGCGACGGGCCGTGCAGGCCCCCGTGAAGACCTGTGCATGGGACCCGCCGCACACGGGGCCTCGCAGCGCCGGCAGCGACGCGCGGCGCCTGCTCGATGCGCTGGAAGGACAGGCGCAACGCTGGGTGCTCGTGGGCCACTCCTACGGCGGGCTCGTGGTGCGCATGGCGGCGGCGTCCGCCCCCGACCGGCTGGCCGGAGCTCTCTTCGTCGACTCCGTCCATGAAGACCTGTTCGACCCGGCGCAGGCCGTCCCGGTGACGAAGCAGCAGCCCATCGACTGGATACCGAGCTTCCGCGAGGCCACACGCGTGAGCTACCCGCGCGGCGTGCCGGTGCTGGCGCTCGTCGCGGACCATCGGGGCACCGAGGGCTGGGAGCGGGACCTGGCGTCACAGCGCAAGCTCGTCGCCGCAGGAAACCCAGGCGAGGTCGTGGTCGTCGAGCGGACCGGCCACCACATCCCCAGGGACCGCCCGGATGCCATCGCCGAGACGGTGCGGCGGCTGCTCGCGCTGCCCACCGTCCACTGA
- a CDS encoding GNAT family N-acetyltransferase, with product MSDAFERVTTERLLLRRVQERDLDAIFELHATPELSRFTPSGPLRSVDAARERLTLWQADWAQKGVGYWVVEQLDAPGTVVGFGGLRHKELEGQQVLNLAYRFLTRTWGSGYATEMARMALALGRKHIPEVPVVAIIFLENVPSLRVAERIGMRRDRVIEYFGVPSAVYL from the coding sequence ATGAGTGACGCCTTCGAGCGGGTGACGACCGAGCGGTTGCTGCTCCGCCGTGTCCAGGAGCGCGACCTGGACGCGATATTCGAGCTCCATGCCACCCCGGAGTTGAGCCGGTTCACTCCCTCGGGGCCTCTGCGCTCCGTGGACGCCGCGCGCGAGCGGCTGACGCTGTGGCAGGCGGACTGGGCGCAGAAGGGGGTGGGGTACTGGGTGGTGGAGCAGCTCGACGCGCCGGGAACGGTGGTGGGCTTCGGTGGCTTGCGCCACAAGGAGCTGGAGGGGCAGCAGGTGCTCAACCTGGCCTACCGGTTCCTGACCCGGACATGGGGTTCGGGCTATGCGACGGAGATGGCTCGCATGGCGCTGGCGCTGGGGCGGAAGCACATTCCGGAGGTCCCGGTGGTGGCCATCATCTTCCTGGAGAACGTGCCCTCCCTCCGCGTGGCGGAGCGCATCGGGATGCGGCGTGACCGCGTCATCGAATACTTCGGCGTCCCGAGCGCCGTGTACCTGTAG
- a CDS encoding AAA family ATPase — MYLKKAVLTNIRSIDALEWELPSSAATLAGWHVIIGDNGAGKSSVLRAIALALVGPQEAIALRQDWNEWLRWKAQFGSIQLTMDWDKSWDFFAGEGLSPMAGHLLAELTLARVSSNPEQAELWRAIQLPAPDNNVWGDGYGWFCASYGPFRRFTGGNKDQEKLFISNPRLARHLSVFGESVALTESLEWLRLLQFKRLEGGGDEGVLLDLLKQFINQPDFLPHDARLESISSNGVRFVDGNGCDVPVENLSDGYRSILSMTFELIRQLVKTYGVAKVFSPGAPTTVRVPGVVLIDEIDVHLHPTWQRRVGHWFRKHFPNIQFIVTTHSPLICQAATVGSIFRLPRPGSQERGGMVTGVARDRLLYGNVLDAYGTGAFGDVPTRSPEALVQLERLAILNQKELAEGLTEGERSEQQGLRARLPTAASALPSPSAEVPRK; from the coding sequence ATGTACTTGAAGAAGGCCGTCCTCACGAACATCCGTTCGATTGATGCGCTCGAGTGGGAGCTGCCGTCCTCTGCGGCCACACTGGCGGGCTGGCACGTCATCATCGGAGACAACGGCGCTGGCAAGAGCTCGGTTCTTCGGGCAATCGCCCTTGCCTTGGTAGGGCCGCAAGAGGCGATTGCCCTCCGCCAAGATTGGAACGAGTGGCTGCGCTGGAAAGCGCAGTTCGGTTCGATCCAACTCACCATGGATTGGGATAAGAGTTGGGATTTCTTCGCTGGGGAAGGATTGAGTCCCATGGCGGGCCATCTACTGGCCGAGCTGACCTTGGCGCGTGTCAGCAGCAATCCTGAGCAGGCAGAGCTCTGGCGGGCAATTCAGCTCCCTGCACCTGATAACAATGTCTGGGGAGATGGTTACGGATGGTTCTGTGCCTCCTACGGCCCCTTTCGACGATTCACTGGAGGTAACAAGGATCAGGAGAAGCTTTTCATTTCCAATCCGAGGCTTGCGCGGCACTTGTCCGTCTTCGGAGAGTCCGTCGCGCTGACGGAATCCCTTGAGTGGCTCAGGCTGCTCCAGTTCAAAAGGCTGGAAGGTGGCGGTGACGAAGGAGTCCTGCTCGATTTGCTCAAGCAGTTCATCAACCAGCCGGACTTCCTTCCTCATGACGCCCGGCTGGAGTCCATCTCGTCGAACGGGGTGCGCTTTGTTGACGGCAACGGCTGCGACGTACCCGTCGAGAACCTGAGTGACGGCTATCGCTCCATCCTGAGCATGACCTTCGAGCTAATCCGTCAGCTCGTGAAAACGTACGGAGTGGCGAAGGTCTTTTCCCCTGGGGCGCCGACAACGGTGCGGGTCCCAGGCGTCGTACTCATCGATGAGATCGACGTCCACCTGCACCCCACCTGGCAGCGGCGTGTCGGCCACTGGTTCCGCAAGCACTTCCCGAACATCCAGTTCATCGTGACTACTCACAGCCCGCTCATCTGTCAGGCCGCGACGGTGGGGAGCATCTTCCGGCTTCCTCGCCCTGGGAGTCAGGAGCGCGGCGGCATGGTCACCGGCGTCGCTCGTGACCGCCTGCTGTACGGCAATGTCCTGGATGCCTACGGCACGGGGGCCTTTGGAGACGTGCCCACGCGCTCTCCCGAGGCACTGGTGCAGCTCGAACGGCTCGCCATCCTCAACCAGAAGGAACTCGCGGAGGGGCTGACCGAAGGAGAGCGCTCGGAGCAGCAAGGGCTGCGTGCGCGGCTCCCGACCGCGGCCAGTGCGCTTCCGTCCCCCAGCGCGGAGGTTCCGCGGAAGTGA
- a CDS encoding HNH endonuclease family protein — translation MIRLPNIPLPGGALASLSEYQQEVDSLPDYATRVAHAKERFAAVNRKGNRTFDSVKETLSKMNSGARRCAYCEDSLADEVEHIRPKTLYPELVFAWMNYLYACGSCNGHKNDRFAVFAAGTGVLTSVARARKAPVVPPIVGGDVFIDPRIEDPAEYLSLDLLDTFWFIPRPKLGSVEQARAEYTIRELHLNSRDMLPLARRSAYRDYLAHLKSYIHDKGRGMPQAHLNRLADDVRGRQHPFVWIEMKRQHAALPELTLAFAAAPEALDW, via the coding sequence GTGATTCGTCTCCCCAATATCCCTTTGCCCGGCGGCGCCCTCGCCAGCCTCTCGGAGTACCAGCAGGAGGTGGACTCGTTGCCGGACTACGCAACACGCGTGGCTCACGCGAAGGAGCGGTTCGCGGCGGTGAACAGGAAGGGCAACAGGACCTTCGACAGCGTCAAGGAGACATTGTCGAAGATGAACTCCGGCGCGCGCCGCTGCGCCTACTGCGAAGACTCCCTCGCCGACGAGGTCGAGCACATCCGCCCCAAGACACTCTATCCCGAGCTCGTCTTCGCCTGGATGAACTACCTCTACGCGTGCGGCTCCTGTAACGGGCACAAGAATGACCGCTTCGCCGTCTTCGCGGCCGGCACGGGAGTCCTGACGAGCGTGGCTCGGGCGCGAAAGGCTCCGGTCGTCCCTCCCATTGTCGGCGGGGACGTCTTCATCGACCCTCGCATCGAAGACCCGGCCGAATATCTGTCGCTGGATCTGCTGGATACCTTCTGGTTCATCCCACGACCGAAGCTGGGAAGCGTGGAGCAGGCTCGTGCCGAATACACGATTCGCGAGCTCCACCTGAACAGCCGGGACATGCTGCCCCTGGCACGGCGCTCGGCCTATCGGGACTACCTTGCCCACCTGAAGAGCTACATCCACGACAAGGGGCGAGGAATGCCCCAAGCGCACCTCAACCGGCTGGCGGATGATGTGCGGGGGCGGCAGCACCCGTTTGTCTGGATCGAGATGAAGCGCCAGCATGCTGCCCTGCCGGAGCTGACGCTGGCCTTCGCAGCCGCGCCCGAGGCGCTCGACTGGTGA